One stretch of Nitratiruptor tergarcus DSM 16512 DNA includes these proteins:
- a CDS encoding MBL fold metallo-hydrolase: MQIKSRPMGEYQTNCYIVTINDKDFIVDPGIGATQWVVENAKNPAAILNTHGHFDHVWSNAELQKILNIPIIIHEKDAFLLQEEQFGISMPKSKPDIVVTNEEPINIEGETVTFLHFPGHTPGCCAIDFGEFWCSGDFIFKGSIGRVDFPYSDSNAMKESLRRFKTIPYDKPVYPGHGEPTTIAQEQKYVDYWLRAI; this comes from the coding sequence GTGCAAATCAAATCGCGTCCAATGGGCGAATATCAAACAAACTGCTATATTGTAACAATTAACGATAAAGATTTTATAGTGGATCCTGGAATAGGAGCAACACAATGGGTAGTAGAAAATGCTAAAAATCCTGCAGCAATTCTCAATACCCATGGACATTTTGATCATGTCTGGAGCAATGCGGAGCTCCAAAAGATTCTCAATATTCCTATCATCATCCATGAGAAAGATGCTTTTTTGCTTCAAGAAGAGCAGTTTGGCATATCAATGCCAAAAAGCAAACCAGATATTGTAGTAACCAATGAAGAGCCAATAAATATTGAAGGTGAAACAGTTACATTTCTTCATTTTCCAGGACACACCCCTGGATGTTGTGCAATTGATTTTGGTGAATTTTGGTGTAGTGGAGATTTTATCTTCAAAGGTAGCATTGGCCGAGTCGATTTTCCCTACTCAGATTCCAATGCTATGAAAGAGAGCTTACGCCGCTTCAAAACAATTCCCTATGATAAACCAGTCTATCCTGGACATGGAGAGCCAACTACCATTGCCCAAGAGCAAAAATATGTAGATTACTGGTTACGAGCGATCTAA
- a CDS encoding DegT/DnrJ/EryC1/StrS family aminotransferase gives MKKIPLFSVTVDKEESQKLQDVLQDKDTPTELEEKFCEYVSSDFSITTSNETAALHLAMTAIDLKRGDKIICSVNAYPNVPEVVRHFDAEPIFIDIDPDDYNIDLDELEKVLSKNKSKKLKGAIISHVAGQPTDLDRLYEIANSYGIMIVEDATNALGATYKGKRVGSFANVDMCAFSFNPHKQKKLGNGGILTTFNEELNERARLLRNNAIVQSSWDSDGGLGYVYDVVDIGLEYDMSKFDAAFNLSLLAKNDKEIERRKEIAAIYNKELANTPHIELPVVKRDHIFSLYIIKIDKNRDSFARELYKRGIEVGLHYIPLHLLSYYKQKYSLRVNDFPKALRNFQQILSIPIHAGMSDEDAYYVVEQIKEVAKSRV, from the coding sequence ATGAAAAAGATACCACTCTTTTCTGTGACAGTTGATAAAGAGGAGTCTCAGAAGTTACAGGATGTTTTACAAGATAAAGACACGCCAACAGAATTAGAAGAAAAATTTTGTGAGTATGTGAGTAGCGATTTTTCGATAACTACAAGTAACGAAACAGCGGCACTGCATCTTGCTATGACTGCAATTGATCTTAAAAGAGGTGATAAGATTATTTGTAGTGTGAACGCTTATCCCAATGTACCAGAAGTGGTACGCCACTTTGATGCAGAGCCGATATTTATAGATATTGATCCGGATGATTACAATATCGATCTTGATGAACTTGAAAAAGTACTCTCAAAAAATAAGAGTAAAAAGCTCAAAGGGGCTATTATTTCTCATGTTGCCGGACAACCAACCGATCTTGATAGGCTTTATGAGATAGCAAATAGTTATGGAATTATGATAGTTGAAGATGCTACAAATGCTTTGGGTGCTACCTATAAAGGTAAAAGAGTTGGCTCTTTTGCAAATGTGGATATGTGTGCTTTTAGTTTCAATCCCCATAAGCAGAAAAAATTGGGTAATGGAGGTATACTTACTACATTCAATGAAGAGCTTAATGAGCGTGCTAGACTGCTTCGCAATAACGCTATAGTACAAAGCAGTTGGGATAGTGATGGGGGACTTGGGTATGTATATGATGTAGTAGATATTGGCTTAGAGTATGATATGAGTAAATTTGATGCTGCATTCAATCTCTCATTGCTTGCTAAAAATGATAAAGAGATTGAGCGTAGAAAAGAGATTGCAGCCATTTACAATAAAGAACTTGCAAATACTCCTCACATAGAGTTACCTGTAGTAAAAAGAGATCATATCTTTTCACTCTATATTATCAAAATAGATAAAAACCGTGACTCCTTTGCACGAGAGCTCTACAAAAGAGGGATAGAAGTGGGGTTACATTATATTCCCCTTCATCTATTAAGTTACTATAAACAAAAATATAGCCTCAGAGTTAATGATTTTCCAAAAGCACTACGTAATTTTCAACAGATCCTCTCTATTCCAATTCATGCTGGAATGAGTGATGAGGATGCTTATTACGTAGTTGAGCAGATTAAAGAGGTGGCTAAATCAAGAGTCTAG
- a CDS encoding hotdog domain-containing protein, whose translation MDLKTHLAIDRTLCGDVVDLEEGYAKVVLKTTKQMQADTKGLVHGGFTFGAADFAAMAAVNNPNVVLVAAEVKFLAPVVVGDEVVFEAHILQREGKKAKVKVSGSVGGKEVFQGTMQTYTPTTHILDRS comes from the coding sequence GTGGATCTTAAAACACATTTAGCAATCGATAGAACTTTGTGTGGGGATGTAGTCGATTTAGAAGAAGGATATGCCAAAGTAGTACTTAAAACCACAAAGCAGATGCAAGCAGATACAAAAGGATTGGTGCATGGTGGTTTTACCTTTGGTGCAGCAGATTTTGCAGCAATGGCTGCAGTGAACAATCCCAATGTGGTATTAGTTGCAGCTGAGGTAAAATTCCTTGCACCTGTAGTTGTTGGAGATGAGGTTGTTTTTGAAGCTCATATTTTACAAAGAGAGGGAAAGAAAGCTAAAGTAAAAGTTAGTGGCTCTGTGGGAGGCAAAGAGGTATTTCAAGGTACAATGCAAACTTATACTCCCACAACACACATATTAGATCGCTCGTAA
- a CDS encoding ferritin-like domain-containing protein, with product MEFFSWLEYILRISDPHQKIEQFNKFYAKYPNLPSEHFQKSKVWESPSFAKICTIVDPKDVPRRSKLHTEEGRATLLHAIAHIEYSAIDLALDAAYRYKYMPKSFYDDWLEVAADECRHFLMIEELLHELGFSYGDLPVHQGLFDAAMRSLELIDRMAVVPRYLEANGLDANPKIIAKLGIFKDPFAKKMQEALEVILREEIDHVKKGDKWFRWACAQEGIEDIVKEYLQRVERVYPGTLHSKDFLNIEARKDAGFSCEEIRLLAKREVECG from the coding sequence ATGGAATTTTTCTCTTGGCTCGAATATATATTGCGTATAAGTGATCCTCATCAAAAGATAGAGCAGTTTAACAAATTTTATGCCAAATATCCAAATTTGCCTAGTGAACACTTCCAAAAATCAAAAGTGTGGGAATCTCCCTCTTTTGCCAAAATTTGCACAATTGTCGATCCAAAAGATGTCCCAAGACGTTCAAAACTGCACACTGAAGAAGGAAGAGCAACCCTTTTGCATGCTATTGCACATATTGAATATAGTGCAATAGATTTGGCTTTAGATGCAGCATATAGATATAAGTATATGCCAAAGAGCTTTTATGATGATTGGCTGGAAGTTGCAGCTGATGAGTGTAGGCACTTTTTGATGATTGAAGAGTTGCTGCATGAACTTGGATTTAGCTATGGAGATCTACCTGTGCATCAGGGACTGTTTGATGCTGCTATGCGTTCATTAGAACTTATTGACAGAATGGCAGTAGTGCCACGCTACTTGGAAGCTAATGGACTGGATGCAAATCCTAAAATCATTGCGAAGCTTGGTATATTTAAAGATCCTTTTGCAAAGAAGATGCAAGAAGCCCTTGAAGTAATTTTACGTGAAGAGATAGATCATGTAAAAAAGGGCGATAAATGGTTTCGCTGGGCATGTGCACAGGAGGGAATTGAAGACATTGTAAAAGAGTATCTCCAAAGGGTAGAGCGTGTCTATCCTGGTACCTTACACTCAAAAGATTTTTTAAATATTGAAGCACGAAAAGATGCCGGCTTTAGCTGTGAGGAGATCCGTCTGTTGGCAAAGAGAGAGGTAGAGTGTGGATAA